A single window of Streptomyces aquilus DNA harbors:
- a CDS encoding AIM24 family protein, translating into MTLQQDIVGNAMQMAVVSLQPGQTVYCEAGKFLFKTTNVTMETRLSGPSNPGGQQPQGGAGGMGGMLRQAMGTAMQVGQRALAGESLAFQYFTSTGGEGTVGFAGVLPGEMRALELDGTRAWFAEKDAFVAAESTVDFGIAFQGGRTGRSGGEGFILEKFTGRGTVIIAGAGNFIDLNPADFGGRIEVDTGCVVAFEEGIQYGVQRVGGLNRQGLMNAVFGGEGLSLATLEGNGRVILQSLTIESLANALKKAQGGDKQGPTGGLFSTHAG; encoded by the coding sequence GTGACCCTTCAGCAAGACATCGTCGGCAACGCCATGCAGATGGCGGTCGTCAGCCTCCAGCCCGGCCAGACCGTGTACTGCGAGGCCGGAAAGTTCCTGTTCAAGACCACGAACGTCACCATGGAGACCCGCCTGAGCGGCCCGTCGAACCCCGGCGGACAGCAGCCCCAGGGCGGCGCCGGCGGCATGGGCGGCATGCTCCGCCAGGCCATGGGCACCGCCATGCAGGTGGGCCAGCGCGCCCTCGCGGGCGAGTCCCTGGCGTTCCAGTACTTCACGTCCACCGGCGGCGAGGGCACCGTCGGCTTCGCGGGCGTCCTGCCCGGCGAGATGCGCGCCCTGGAGCTGGACGGCACGCGCGCGTGGTTCGCGGAGAAGGACGCGTTCGTCGCCGCCGAGTCCACCGTCGACTTCGGTATCGCCTTCCAGGGCGGCCGGACCGGCCGCAGCGGCGGCGAGGGCTTCATCCTGGAGAAGTTCACCGGCCGCGGCACCGTGATCATCGCCGGCGCCGGAAACTTCATCGACCTCAACCCGGCCGACTTCGGCGGCCGCATCGAGGTCGACACCGGCTGCGTCGTCGCCTTCGAGGAGGGCATCCAGTACGGCGTCCAGCGCGTCGGCGGCCTCAACCGCCAGGGCCTGATGAACGCCGTGTTCGGCGGCGAGGGCCTCTCCCTGGCCACCCTGGAGGGCAACGGACGCGTCATCCTCCAGTCCCTGACCATCGAGAGCCTCGCCAACGCCCTGAAGAAGGCGCAGGGCGGCGACAAGCAGGGCCCGACGGGCGGCCTGTTCTCCACGCACGCGGGCTGA
- a CDS encoding SDR family oxidoreductase, with product MTTTDGTLHGKVALVTGGSRGIGAATVLRLAREGADVALTYANGKEAAEDVVRRVEALGRRAVALRADSADPQEAAGAVAGAAEALGGRLDVLVNNVGVGVLGPLEGLSLADVDRVLAVNVRGVFLASQAAAAVMGAGGRIITIGTCMTQRVPGPGGTLYAMSKSALVGLTKALARELGGRGITANIVHPGPTDTDMNPADGPYAAGQAAMTALGRFGTAEEVAGTVAYLAGAEYVTGAEFAVDGGHAA from the coding sequence ATGACAACGACTGACGGAACTCTGCACGGCAAGGTCGCCCTCGTCACCGGTGGGAGCCGGGGGATCGGGGCGGCGACGGTACTGCGGCTCGCGCGGGAGGGCGCGGACGTGGCGCTGACGTACGCGAACGGCAAGGAGGCGGCGGAGGACGTCGTACGGCGTGTCGAAGCGCTGGGGCGGCGTGCGGTCGCCCTGCGGGCGGACTCGGCGGACCCGCAGGAGGCGGCGGGGGCCGTGGCGGGTGCGGCGGAGGCGCTCGGCGGTCGCCTGGACGTGCTGGTGAACAACGTGGGTGTGGGGGTGCTGGGGCCGCTGGAAGGGCTGTCGCTCGCCGACGTGGACCGGGTGCTGGCCGTGAATGTGCGCGGGGTGTTCCTGGCCTCGCAGGCAGCGGCAGCGGTGATGGGGGCCGGCGGGCGGATCATCACGATCGGTACCTGCATGACCCAGCGGGTGCCGGGGCCCGGCGGCACGCTCTACGCGATGAGCAAGTCGGCGCTGGTCGGGCTGACGAAGGCGCTGGCCAGGGAGCTGGGCGGGCGGGGGATCACGGCGAACATCGTGCATCCCGGGCCGACGGACACCGACATGAACCCGGCGGACGGGCCGTATGCGGCGGGGCAGGCGGCGATGACGGCGCTGGGGCGGTTCGGGACGGCGGAGGAAGTGGCGGGGACGGTCGCGTATCTGGCGGGGGCGGAGTACGTGACCGGTGCGGAGTTCGCTGTGGACGGGGGGCATGCGGCGTGA
- a CDS encoding CHAT domain-containing protein yields the protein MHALIYEVQQSARQGLNDAQDMVRLTSLVLDHLGCASGREAYDMLYEDWKALPRGTTMSGLRAGQIISILPHLMFDRPVADAGRHRELLDEARKYGPQEQAWQAGVLGASGMQAMQHLGDPAELEASLARLEASRDMLPPGSPQRDAVEVSHAAARIHLAQLGGGEDDFDSAVEDLARLADSPALGEQQRVVLAVQLAGYRAHQATRREDEDELALRIREMESTLAQLSPNQMDRPNLEAYLDAARGNLLVLRARRTGEDLTAADFPPATPLDEVRRQLGPVPENTRIDRLGDVGLTRATRAMLAGDHRGTVEALALVEEAMDLLEPDDERWLRNAGTLGMAHCMLAMNAIAPRADCPHLLDQGISWLRHTHKLTGGPDHPIWGNTGMALAMAYRVRGDYLHPRDRHAKRRNHEESRRVGLDALRSAAWQGILQSGTAHAAQTARRAGENALDVARWCIADGAHADAVRALDAGRGLALHAATVATTVPDLLAAAGQPELADEWRRAGAVVAPQPEAGLTLAGQLPVSGPSSRLRRRVLKVLSASPLRQRLLDAPSPEEIGAALRAMGATALVYLVPGSAEDVSLTDRVVFGRYADEGQALIVSADGSTRALPLPRLLVEAPELASYRATGTPGRDAGGPPTDPTPTLTPPPRPEVSRAALERLCDWAGTAVMEPLLKHLPRGYGRVPSVVLVPMAELGAVPWHAARMPGRHGRRACHEADISYLPSARLLCEVAARPATRVRQALVVGNPTRDLHHAGEEAEAIHRAFHPKGELLGPGRATPAAVTDWLRGQRGGLLHLACHGVVRQGERHSAYLALSGGELAAEELTEGSSRFRELELVVLAACRTNVSGRGYDEAYSLSTAFLVAGARSVIGSLWPVPDEATSLLMYMTHHFMSRDGLAPGPALRSAQLWMLDDHRTAPPGMPAQLQGRVRRISGADLTAWAGFTHLGW from the coding sequence TTGCACGCACTGATCTACGAGGTCCAGCAGAGCGCGCGCCAGGGGCTGAACGACGCCCAGGACATGGTCCGGCTCACCTCCCTGGTGCTCGACCATCTGGGCTGCGCCTCGGGCCGCGAGGCGTACGACATGCTGTACGAGGACTGGAAGGCGCTGCCCCGGGGCACCACGATGTCCGGTCTGCGCGCGGGGCAGATCATCAGCATCCTTCCCCACCTGATGTTCGACCGGCCGGTCGCCGACGCGGGGCGGCACCGGGAACTCCTGGACGAGGCACGGAAGTACGGGCCGCAGGAACAGGCCTGGCAGGCCGGCGTCCTGGGGGCGAGCGGCATGCAGGCGATGCAGCACCTGGGCGATCCCGCGGAGTTGGAGGCGTCGCTGGCCCGTCTGGAGGCGTCCCGCGACATGCTGCCGCCCGGCAGCCCCCAGCGGGACGCGGTCGAGGTGTCCCATGCCGCAGCCCGTATCCACCTGGCCCAACTCGGCGGCGGCGAGGACGACTTCGACTCCGCCGTCGAGGACCTGGCCCGGCTCGCCGACTCCCCGGCCTTAGGCGAACAGCAGCGCGTGGTCCTGGCCGTGCAGCTGGCCGGATACCGCGCCCACCAGGCCACCCGGCGCGAGGACGAGGACGAACTCGCCCTGCGAATCAGGGAGATGGAGTCCACCCTGGCGCAACTGTCGCCGAACCAGATGGACCGGCCCAACCTGGAGGCCTACCTCGACGCCGCCCGCGGCAACCTGCTGGTCCTCCGTGCCCGCCGTACCGGCGAAGACCTCACCGCGGCGGACTTCCCGCCCGCGACTCCCCTGGACGAGGTGCGACGGCAACTCGGACCGGTCCCGGAGAACACGCGGATCGACCGGCTCGGCGACGTCGGTCTCACCCGTGCGACGCGCGCCATGCTCGCCGGCGACCACCGGGGCACCGTCGAGGCGCTCGCCCTGGTCGAGGAGGCCATGGACCTGCTGGAGCCCGACGACGAACGGTGGCTGCGCAACGCCGGCACCCTCGGCATGGCCCACTGCATGCTCGCCATGAACGCCATCGCCCCCCGCGCCGACTGCCCCCACCTCCTGGACCAGGGCATCTCCTGGCTGCGGCACACCCACAAGCTGACCGGCGGACCGGATCACCCGATCTGGGGGAACACCGGGATGGCGCTCGCCATGGCGTACCGGGTGCGCGGCGACTACCTGCATCCACGCGACCGCCACGCCAAGCGCCGCAACCACGAGGAGTCCCGGCGCGTCGGCCTCGACGCGCTGCGGTCCGCGGCCTGGCAGGGCATCCTCCAGTCCGGTACCGCCCACGCCGCCCAGACCGCCCGGCGGGCCGGCGAGAACGCGCTCGACGTGGCCCGCTGGTGCATCGCCGACGGCGCCCACGCCGACGCCGTCCGCGCCCTCGACGCCGGACGCGGACTCGCCCTGCATGCCGCGACGGTGGCGACCACCGTGCCCGACCTGCTGGCCGCCGCGGGGCAGCCGGAACTCGCCGACGAATGGCGCCGTGCCGGGGCCGTGGTCGCACCCCAGCCGGAGGCCGGGCTGACCCTCGCGGGGCAGCTGCCCGTCTCCGGCCCGTCCAGCCGGTTACGCCGCCGGGTCCTTAAGGTGCTCTCCGCGTCCCCGCTGCGGCAGCGGCTGCTGGACGCGCCCTCCCCCGAGGAGATCGGCGCGGCCCTGCGCGCCATGGGGGCGACCGCTCTCGTCTACCTCGTCCCCGGCAGCGCGGAGGACGTGAGCCTGACGGACCGGGTGGTCTTCGGCCGGTACGCCGACGAAGGTCAGGCGCTCATCGTCTCGGCCGACGGCAGCACCCGGGCCCTGCCCTTGCCCCGACTCCTCGTCGAGGCACCGGAGTTGGCCTCCTACCGTGCCACCGGCACCCCCGGCCGCGACGCCGGCGGCCCGCCCACCGACCCCACCCCCACCCTCACCCCGCCGCCCCGCCCGGAGGTGAGCCGGGCCGCCCTGGAACGGCTCTGCGACTGGGCCGGTACGGCGGTGATGGAACCGCTCCTCAAGCACCTCCCGCGCGGCTACGGCCGGGTCCCCTCCGTCGTGCTGGTGCCCATGGCGGAACTCGGCGCCGTGCCCTGGCACGCGGCCCGGATGCCCGGGAGGCACGGCCGTCGCGCCTGTCACGAGGCGGACATCTCCTATCTGCCCTCGGCCCGGCTGCTGTGCGAGGTGGCCGCCCGGCCCGCCACCCGGGTCAGGCAGGCCCTCGTCGTCGGCAACCCCACCCGCGACCTGCACCACGCGGGCGAGGAGGCCGAGGCCATCCACCGCGCCTTCCACCCGAAGGGCGAACTGCTGGGCCCCGGCCGGGCCACGCCTGCCGCCGTCACCGACTGGCTGCGCGGGCAGCGCGGCGGACTGCTGCATCTCGCCTGCCACGGCGTGGTGCGCCAGGGCGAGCGGCACAGCGCCTATCTCGCCCTGTCCGGCGGCGAGTTGGCGGCCGAGGAACTCACCGAGGGCAGCAGCCGCTTCCGGGAGCTGGAGCTGGTCGTCCTCGCCGCGTGCCGCACCAACGTGTCGGGGCGCGGCTACGACGAGGCGTACAGCCTGTCCACCGCGTTCCTCGTGGCCGGTGCCCGCTCGGTGATCGGCTCGCTGTGGCCGGTGCCCGACGAGGCGACCTCCCTGCTGATGTACATGACCCACCACTTCATGAGCCGCGACGGCCTCGCGCCCGGACCCGCCCTGCGCAGCGCGCAGTTGTGGATGCTGGACGACCACCGCACGGCCCCGCCCGGCATGCCGGCCCAACTCCAGGGCCGCGTCCGCCGGATCAGCGGAGCCGACCTGACCGCCTGGGCCGGCTTCACCCACCTGGGCTGGTGA
- the alc gene encoding allantoicase, with the protein MTAIPSFTGDAHPYGGGDPYADYRTADFPFTQYADLAARQLGAGVIAANDEFFAQRENLLLPERAEFDPEHFGHKGKIMDGWETRRRRGASAEHPWPTAEDHDWALVRLGAPGVIRGIVVDTAHFRGNYPQAVSVEGTSVAGSPSPEELLGDDVKWTTLVPRTPVGGHAANGFEVAVEQRFTHLRVNQHPDGGIARLRVYGEVVPDPEWLSVLGTFDVVALENGGRAEDASNLFYSPASNTIQPGRSRKMDDGWETRRRRDQGNDWIRYRLVAQSQIRAIEIDTAYLKGNSAGWASVSVQDGETGAWQEILPRTRLQPDTNHRFVLPAPAIGTHARVDIFPDGGISRLRLFGSLTETGAATLRARHQELGG; encoded by the coding sequence GTGACGGCGATTCCGAGTTTCACCGGCGATGCGCACCCGTACGGCGGCGGTGACCCGTACGCCGACTACCGCACCGCCGACTTCCCCTTCACCCAGTACGCCGACCTCGCCGCCCGGCAGCTCGGCGCCGGAGTCATCGCCGCCAACGACGAGTTCTTCGCCCAGCGCGAGAACCTGCTGCTGCCCGAGCGCGCCGAGTTCGACCCCGAGCACTTCGGGCACAAGGGCAAGATCATGGACGGCTGGGAGACGCGGCGCCGCCGCGGCGCGTCCGCCGAGCACCCGTGGCCGACGGCCGAGGACCACGACTGGGCACTGGTCCGCCTCGGCGCGCCCGGCGTGATCCGCGGGATCGTCGTCGACACGGCCCACTTCCGCGGCAACTACCCGCAGGCGGTGTCGGTCGAGGGCACGTCGGTGGCGGGTTCGCCCTCCCCGGAGGAACTCCTCGGCGACGACGTGAAGTGGACGACGCTGGTCCCGCGCACGCCGGTGGGCGGCCACGCGGCCAACGGCTTCGAGGTGGCGGTCGAGCAGCGCTTCACGCACCTGCGCGTCAACCAGCACCCGGACGGCGGCATCGCGCGCCTGCGCGTGTACGGCGAGGTCGTCCCCGACCCCGAGTGGCTGTCGGTCCTCGGCACCTTCGACGTGGTCGCCCTGGAGAACGGCGGCCGGGCCGAGGACGCCTCCAACCTCTTCTACTCCCCGGCGTCGAACACCATCCAGCCGGGCCGCTCCCGCAAGATGGACGACGGCTGGGAGACCCGCCGCCGCCGCGACCAGGGCAACGACTGGATCCGCTACCGCCTGGTGGCCCAGTCCCAGATCCGCGCGATCGAGATCGACACGGCGTATCTGAAGGGCAACAGCGCGGGCTGGGCGTCGGTGTCGGTCCAGGACGGCGAGACGGGTGCCTGGCAGGAGATCCTGCCCCGCACCCGCCTCCAGCCCGACACCAACCACCGTTTCGTCCTCCCGGCCCCGGCGATCGGCACCCACGCGCGCGTGGACATCTTCCCGGACGGCGGCATCTCGCGGCTGCGGTTGTTCGGGTCGCTGACGGAGACCGGCGCGGCGACGCTGCGGGCGAGGCATCAGGAGCTGGGCGGCTGA
- a CDS encoding ribonuclease domain-containing protein, which translates to MRFPPRITRIGAAAAVLSALLVGGTVATASPAAAAVGSICYGDLPSQAYDTLRLIDQGGPYPYSQDGAVFQNREGVLPSQSTGYYHEYTVKTPGSSTRGARRIVTGEEYQEDYYTADHYATFDLIDYGC; encoded by the coding sequence ATGAGATTCCCCCCACGAATCACTCGCATCGGCGCCGCAGCCGCCGTCCTGTCCGCTCTCCTCGTCGGCGGAACCGTCGCCACGGCTTCCCCCGCGGCCGCAGCGGTCGGCAGCATCTGTTACGGCGACCTGCCCTCCCAGGCGTACGACACCCTGAGGCTGATCGACCAGGGCGGCCCCTACCCGTACTCCCAGGACGGCGCCGTCTTCCAGAACCGGGAAGGCGTCCTGCCCTCGCAGTCCACCGGGTACTACCACGAGTACACGGTCAAGACGCCCGGCTCCTCCACGCGCGGCGCGCGCCGCATCGTGACGGGTGAGGAGTACCAGGAGGACTACTACACCGCGGACCACTACGCCACGTTCGACCTGATCGACTACGGCTGCTGA
- a CDS encoding histidine kinase, with product MSTVSGDKQTAVPQFFAGRRWLLPSAVLNELDPDADRAGRRPRRTARDWLVDFSCFVVAVTIGLIGADSLARNPHVSENLAHLDQLIGAVACGAVWLRRRWPLGLAVATVPVGLVSDTAGGACLIALFTLAVHRPFRYVAWLGGINIALIPLYYWMRPDVDLPYLASVVMTVLMVAVVVACGLVVRSKRQLMLSLRDRARRAETEARLRAEQAQRLAREAIAREMHDVLAHRLTLLSVHAGALEFRPDAPQEEVARAAGVIRESAHEALQDLREIIGVLRAGDQDDTGRPQPTLAALDALVAESREAGMKVVLDTRVTDPAVVPASVGRTAYRIAQEGLTNARKHAPGTEVTVSVEGAPGEGLTISVHNPAPDGEVAPVPGSGQGLIGLTERATLAGGRLEHGPEGDGGFGVRAWLPWG from the coding sequence TTGTCGACCGTGAGCGGTGACAAGCAGACGGCGGTGCCCCAGTTCTTCGCGGGCCGGCGCTGGCTGCTGCCCTCAGCCGTCCTGAACGAACTCGACCCGGACGCCGACCGCGCCGGCCGCCGGCCCCGGCGCACCGCCCGCGACTGGCTCGTCGACTTCAGCTGCTTCGTCGTCGCCGTGACCATCGGCCTGATCGGCGCGGACAGCCTGGCCCGCAACCCCCACGTCTCCGAGAACCTCGCCCATCTCGACCAGCTGATCGGCGCGGTCGCCTGCGGCGCGGTCTGGCTGCGCCGCCGCTGGCCGCTCGGCCTCGCCGTCGCGACGGTCCCCGTGGGGCTGGTCTCGGACACCGCGGGCGGCGCCTGTCTGATCGCCCTGTTCACCCTCGCCGTGCACCGGCCCTTCCGGTACGTGGCCTGGCTGGGCGGCATCAACATCGCGCTGATCCCGCTCTACTACTGGATGCGCCCCGACGTCGACCTGCCGTACCTCGCCTCGGTCGTCATGACCGTGCTGATGGTCGCGGTGGTGGTCGCCTGCGGTCTGGTCGTGCGCTCCAAGCGGCAGCTCATGCTGAGCCTCCGGGACCGCGCCCGGCGCGCCGAGACCGAGGCCCGGTTGCGCGCCGAGCAGGCGCAGCGGCTGGCCCGCGAGGCCATCGCCCGCGAGATGCACGACGTCCTCGCCCACCGGCTGACCCTGCTCAGCGTGCACGCGGGCGCGCTGGAGTTCCGGCCCGACGCACCCCAGGAGGAGGTCGCCCGGGCGGCCGGCGTGATCCGGGAGAGCGCCCACGAGGCCCTCCAGGACCTGCGGGAGATCATCGGCGTCCTGCGGGCGGGCGACCAGGACGACACGGGCCGCCCGCAGCCCACCCTCGCCGCCCTCGACGCGCTGGTCGCCGAGTCCCGCGAGGCCGGCATGAAGGTCGTCCTCGACACCCGCGTCACCGACCCCGCGGTCGTCCCCGCCTCCGTCGGCCGCACCGCCTACCGCATCGCCCAGGAGGGCCTCACCAACGCCCGCAAACACGCCCCCGGCACCGAGGTCACCGTCTCCGTCGAAGGCGCCCCCGGAGAGGGCCTCACCATCTCCGTCCACAACCCGGCACCCGACGGCGAGGTGGCCCCCGTACCCGGCTCCGGCCAGGGCCTGATCGGCCTGACCGAACGAGCCACCCTGGCCGGCGGCCGACTGGAACACGGCCCGGAGGGGGACGGGGGCTTCGGGGTACGGGCCTGGCTGCCCTGGGGGTGA
- a CDS encoding dihydrofolate reductase family protein, with protein sequence MGKLVSQIFVSLDGVYQAPGGPEEDPRGGFEQGGWMVPYDDEDFGRFVTEVFGQVGAFLLGRRTYDIFAAYWPKVTDPDNLIADRLNALPKYVPSATLTAPEWHNTTVIGGDLAKEITALKERTDGELQVHGSGALVQSLLNLDLIDTFHVITVPVVLGAGRRLFAEGSLPTAFAHRGGLITSKGVSIQTYDKAGRPEYGTFDLPENA encoded by the coding sequence ATGGGCAAGCTCGTCTCCCAGATCTTCGTCAGCCTCGACGGCGTCTACCAGGCCCCCGGCGGCCCCGAGGAGGACCCCAGGGGCGGCTTCGAGCAGGGCGGCTGGATGGTCCCGTACGACGACGAGGACTTCGGCCGCTTCGTCACCGAGGTCTTCGGCCAGGTCGGCGCGTTCCTCCTCGGCCGTCGTACGTACGACATCTTCGCCGCGTACTGGCCGAAGGTGACCGACCCCGACAACCTCATCGCCGACCGGCTCAACGCCCTGCCGAAGTATGTCCCCTCGGCCACGCTCACCGCCCCCGAGTGGCACAACACCACCGTGATCGGCGGCGACCTCGCCAAGGAGATCACCGCCCTCAAGGAGCGCACCGACGGCGAGCTCCAGGTCCACGGCAGCGGAGCCCTCGTGCAGTCCCTGCTGAACCTGGACCTGATCGACACCTTCCACGTGATCACCGTCCCGGTCGTCCTGGGCGCCGGCCGCCGCCTCTTCGCCGAGGGCAGCCTCCCGACCGCCTTCGCGCACCGCGGCGGGCTCATCACCTCCAAGGGCGTCTCCATCCAGACGTACGACAAGGCGGGCCGCCCCGAGTACGGCACGTTCGACCTCCCGGAAAACGCCTAG
- a CDS encoding DMT family transporter: protein MSSIAVPGALAPRRTWLTDLPVLLVAVVWGASYLAAKDITTARTVIAVLVLRFAIVLPVLAVAGRRALRALSAAQWRGAGVLGLILSGIFLLETYGVVHTSATNAGLIISLTMIFTPLAEAAVTRTRPSRAFLGAAALSVLGVVLLTQGGGFTPPSLGDLLMLLAALARTVHVLAMSRIKAVEGADALSLTTVQLGAAVAVFALLSTGADATPWGTAADFGPREWAGLLFLSAFCTLFAFFVQMWAVRRTSPSRVSLLLGTEPLWAALAGIALGGEHLGALGLAGGALVLVGTAWGRRAAS, encoded by the coding sequence ATGTCCTCGATCGCCGTACCCGGCGCCCTCGCGCCGCGCCGCACCTGGCTGACCGACCTGCCGGTCCTGCTCGTGGCGGTCGTGTGGGGCGCGAGCTATCTCGCCGCCAAGGACATCACCACCGCGCGGACCGTGATCGCGGTCCTGGTGCTGCGCTTCGCGATCGTCCTGCCGGTCCTGGCCGTCGCCGGACGGCGCGCGCTGCGCGCCCTGAGCGCCGCCCAGTGGCGGGGTGCCGGGGTGCTCGGGCTGATCCTCAGCGGGATCTTCCTGCTGGAGACGTACGGCGTCGTCCACACCTCGGCGACCAACGCCGGCCTCATCATCAGCCTCACCATGATCTTCACGCCGCTCGCCGAGGCCGCCGTCACCCGCACCCGCCCCTCGCGGGCCTTCCTCGGCGCCGCCGCCCTCTCCGTGCTCGGCGTCGTCCTGCTCACCCAGGGCGGCGGCTTCACCCCGCCCTCCCTCGGCGACCTGCTCATGCTGCTCGCCGCGCTCGCCCGGACCGTCCACGTGCTCGCCATGTCCCGTATCAAGGCGGTGGAGGGCGCCGACGCCCTGTCCCTGACCACCGTCCAACTCGGCGCCGCCGTGGCGGTGTTCGCGCTGCTGTCGACCGGCGCCGACGCCACGCCGTGGGGGACGGCCGCGGACTTCGGGCCGCGGGAGTGGGCCGGGCTGCTGTTCCTGTCCGCGTTCTGCACGCTCTTCGCGTTCTTCGTGCAGATGTGGGCGGTCCGCCGCACCTCCCCGTCCCGGGTCAGCCTGCTGCTCGGCACCGAGCCCCTGTGGGCCGCCCTCGCGGGCATCGCCCTGGGCGGCGAACACCTCGGCGCGCTCGGTCTCGCGGGCGGTGCGCTGGTGCTTGTGGGGACCGCGTGGGGGCGCAGGGCCGCAAGTTAA
- a CDS encoding caspase family protein — protein MRTVYALFVGIDDYPGRHRLRGCVNDAREAERWLRRQTGALTPVVKALHDKEASRAAVLAAVERHLGQCGRDDTALFWFSGHGSEYRTDDPREATGWAQALVCQDSLGPGGRPMLQDSELGALLDGIAAHGSHVLAVLDCCHAGGATRDLGFGPPGGTGRGVDWQPWWRIPARVREAGGADAEAARHVLLAACRPDERAHENDIDGRYRGYFSHALLGALDRLGPAAAYGALHALAEEGVRARTPFQHPQLRGPENGGFLSGDPVSAGPFLLRHTTSGWEVNCGRAHGLRAAGAEFTLMGGLASRKVVVRHVLPESCLVDPDGWQPGPRDRHLAHPVTPTALAFTPAAVTLAGDAGAVRLLSAAMAPVPVLADGGEGLPLRVDVAGGWARVSGGAGYPVPDLPLRTRADAERVVDCLAHLARWHHILELHNPDALLSSLVRVTVEGTSAGRVEHCADGEIVCGYTPDGREPQVMVRVHNDSHRQLWCVLLDLTDGYACSPHLYEGEFVAPGKAGSARHGEPVWLRLPPGRALLRGAFARDWLKVIVTENELNLAPFRLPAWPPTGPAAGPRESEAGGDGGLLRLTSPVHRRDAGGPAGHVGRWGTAQVVVRTQVT, from the coding sequence ATGCGCACCGTGTACGCCTTGTTCGTGGGCATCGACGACTATCCCGGACGCCATCGGCTGCGGGGCTGCGTCAACGACGCGAGAGAAGCGGAGCGTTGGCTGCGGCGGCAGACCGGGGCGCTGACGCCCGTGGTCAAGGCCCTGCACGACAAGGAGGCCTCCAGGGCGGCCGTGCTGGCGGCCGTGGAGCGGCATCTCGGGCAGTGCGGGCGGGACGACACCGCGCTGTTCTGGTTCAGCGGGCACGGCAGCGAGTACCGCACCGACGATCCGCGCGAGGCGACCGGCTGGGCGCAGGCGCTGGTGTGCCAGGACAGTCTGGGGCCGGGCGGCCGGCCGATGCTCCAGGACAGCGAGCTCGGCGCGCTGCTCGACGGCATCGCGGCGCACGGCAGCCATGTCCTCGCGGTCCTCGACTGCTGCCACGCGGGCGGCGCCACCCGCGACCTCGGCTTCGGGCCGCCCGGCGGGACGGGGCGGGGAGTCGACTGGCAACCGTGGTGGCGGATCCCGGCCCGGGTCCGTGAGGCCGGCGGCGCGGATGCCGAGGCGGCGCGGCATGTGCTGCTCGCGGCCTGCCGTCCGGACGAGCGCGCGCACGAGAACGACATCGACGGACGGTACCGCGGCTACTTCAGTCACGCGCTGCTGGGCGCGCTCGACCGGCTGGGGCCCGCCGCCGCGTACGGCGCGCTGCACGCGCTGGCAGAGGAGGGGGTGCGCGCGAGGACGCCGTTCCAGCATCCCCAGCTGCGTGGCCCGGAGAACGGCGGCTTCCTGTCGGGGGATCCGGTCTCGGCCGGGCCGTTCCTGCTGCGGCACACGACGTCCGGCTGGGAGGTCAACTGCGGCCGGGCGCACGGGCTGCGGGCGGCCGGCGCGGAGTTCACTCTGATGGGCGGGCTCGCGTCACGCAAGGTTGTCGTACGCCATGTGCTGCCCGAGTCCTGTCTGGTGGACCCGGACGGCTGGCAACCCGGGCCGCGCGACCGGCACTTGGCGCATCCGGTGACACCGACCGCGCTCGCGTTCACGCCCGCCGCCGTGACGCTCGCCGGGGACGCCGGGGCCGTACGGCTGCTGTCGGCGGCCATGGCGCCGGTGCCGGTGCTCGCCGACGGCGGGGAGGGGCTGCCCTTGCGGGTGGACGTGGCGGGCGGATGGGCTCGGGTGTCGGGCGGAGCCGGGTATCCGGTGCCCGATCTGCCGTTGCGGACGCGGGCGGACGCGGAGCGGGTCGTCGACTGCCTGGCACATCTGGCCCGTTGGCATCACATCCTGGAGCTGCACAATCCCGACGCCCTGCTGTCGTCGCTGGTCCGGGTGACCGTCGAGGGCACTTCCGCGGGGCGGGTGGAGCACTGCGCGGACGGCGAGATCGTCTGCGGGTACACCCCGGACGGCCGGGAGCCGCAGGTGATGGTCCGCGTCCACAACGACTCCCACCGTCAACTGTGGTGCGTATTACTGGATCTGACGGATGGTTACGCGTGCTCGCCGCATCTGTACGAGGGTGAGTTCGTCGCGCCCGGCAAGGCCGGTTCAGCGCGGCACGGAGAACCGGTGTGGCTGCGGCTGCCGCCGGGGCGGGCGTTGCTTCGGGGAGCCTTCGCGCGGGACTGGCTGAAGGTGATCGTGACCGAGAATGAGCTGAACCTCGCCCCGTTCCGGCTGCCCGCCTGGCCTCCCACCGGCCCCGCCGCGGGGCCCCGCGAGAGCGAAGCGGGCGGTGACGGCGGCCTGTTGCGGCTCACTTCGCCGGTGCACAGGCGGGACGCGGGCGGGCCGGCGGGCCATGTGGGCCGCTGGGGAACGGCCCAGGTCGTGGTGCGCACCCAGGTCACCTGA